The sequence GTGGTCTTGCCGGCGCCGGTGCTGCCCGACACGATGATGTTGAGGCGTCCACGGACGCAGGCCTCGAGGAAGTCGGCCGTGTCGGCCGACATCGTGCCGAAGCCGATCAGGTCCTCGGTCTGGTAGGGGTCGTCGGCGAACTTGCGGATCGTCAGCGCCGACCCGTCGACCGCGAGCGGCGGCACGATCGCGTTGACACGGCTGCCGTCGGGCAGGCGCGCATCGACCATCGGGCTGGACTCGTCGACCCGTCGGCCGATGCGACTGACGATCTTGTCGATGGTGCGGCGCAGGTGGGCCTCGTCGTTGAACCGGACCTCGGCCTCCTGGAGGCGTCCGGCGCGCTCCACCCACACGCTGGTCGCTCCGTTGACCATCACCTCGGAGACGTCCGGGTCGCGGAGCAGCGGGTCGATCGGCCCGTAGCCGAGGATGTCGTCGCTGATCTCCTGGGTGATCCGGTGCCGGTCGCCCACCGAGATCGGCGTCTCCTGGGCGCTGAGCACCTCGGTGAGGACGGTGCGCACCTTCTGGTCCAGGTCGTCCTGGTCCATGTCGGCGTCGTAGAGGTGCGGTCCCAGCTCGCGGAGCAGCTGGTCGTGCACGTCGGACTTCAGCTGCTCGAGCCGGTCCGCCTCCTTGGAGGCCAGCGTGCGTCGCGCGGCGGAACCCTCGGGCTGGGGGACCGCAGGCCGCCGGTCGGCCAGCGGGCTGCCGCTCGGCGGCGGCGCGGACGCGCCGGCGGCGTGGCCGCCACTGCCGTCGACGGAGGGTACGTCGTCGCTCCTGCCGGCCGCGTGCTTGCCGGTGGCCTGCTTGCCCGCCGCCTGGTCGCGCGCGGACTGCAGTCGCTCCGAAAGGCTGGCCATGTCACTTCCTCCCACGTCGGAACAGGCCGCGGCGGCGGCTCGGTGCGTCGGCGTCACCCGCGCCCGCGCCGATCGGTTCACCGGTCACTGCCCCGGCCAGCTCGGTGAACGCGCGGCTCGCGGGGTGGCCGGGGTTGGCCAGCACGATCGGCGTACCGGAGTTGGTGGCGGCCGCGATGTCGAAGGCGCTGGCGACCCGGCTGGCGACGGTCATCCCGAGGATGCTCTCCACCTTGTCGACGGTGATGCCGACCTGGTCGTCGGCGCGGTTGAGCAGCAGGTGTCGGTGGCCACGGGCGATGTTGAGCACGTCCATCGTCTCCAGCGCCACCTTGACGTTCTTCAGCGTCGGGACGTCGAGCGTGGCGATGATGACGCACTCGTCGGTCTCGTCCAGGGCCGTCAGCGTGGCGTCGTCGAAGGACGGCGAGGTGTCGACCAGGACGTAGTCGTAGTTCTCGCGCAGGGTGCGCAGGATCCGCGAGATCAGCAGCGGCGTGATCCGTTCGCGGGTGTCCGGTCGACTCGGTGCAGCGAGCACCGCCAGTCCGTTCTCGTGCCGGGTGAGCAGTCCCTCGAGCATGTCGGCGTCGACCGACTCCTCCGAGCCGACGGCGTGTTCGATGGAGTGGGTCGGGAACAGCTGCACGGTGATCGCGATGTCCCCGAACGCCAGGTCGAGGTCGACCATGCACACCTTGCGGGAGCCGCCGTCGGCCAGCGCAAGCGCCAGGTTGACCGCTGAGGTGGTCTTGCCGACTCCGCCCTTGGGGGAGAACACCGTGACGATGCGACCCGCCTGGCTCACGCTGCTGGAGCCGCGCAGCGCCCGCGTCAGCTCCTGCGCGCGCTCGACCGCCTTGGTCAGGGTCGACTCGTCCTCCAGCGCCACTGCGTCGCGAGCACCGGCGTGCATGGCCTTGGTCAGGGTCGCGGTGTCGATCTGCTCCCGCACCAGCACCACGCTGACCGTGGGGTGGGTGACCTGGAGCTCCTCGGTGAGGGCGAGCGCCGCGTCGAGGGGTACGCCGGCACCGACGACGACGGCGTACTCCTCACGGTGCTGGTCGAGCCAGCGCCGCAGCACCTCGAGCGAGTCGACGGTGTGGGATCCCGGCGGCAGGACGCCCTGGGCGCGCTGCGCCAGGGAGGGGTCGGGTTCGACGACCACGGGCATCGGGGCTCACCTCACTCGAAGATGGTGTCGGGCTCGACGCCCTCGTTGCGCTCGACCTTGCTGCTGTCGTTGAGCAGCCCGACCGAGAGCTGGCCGAGGGTCTGCGAGAGGCGCAGCTTCTCGACCTCGCGTTGCTTCACCGCGACGGTGATGAGCTGCTCGGTCTCGTTGCCGCCGTTCTCCTGACGACCCTCGCTCGGCACCACGCTGGTCGAGCCAGTGGCGATCACGGTCACCCGCTGGAGCAGGAGCCGGCTGTAGTTGCCGTCGACGGTGAGGAAGACGGCCACCTCGGCACCGGGGCTGATGAAGGAACCCACGCGGGCCGCGTCCTCGACGCTGATCGACATGGCGATCTTGCCCTCGGGGATCGGCAGCGTCGCGGCAGCCTCGATCTCGTCCACCCCGCCGAACTTGACCGGGATCAGCTGCTCGCCGGGGTAGATCGTGGTCAGGGCGACCGATCCCTGCAGCGGGTCGGCGTCGTTGCTCGCGCCCTCGAGCACCTGGTTGCCCGCGACGAAGCTCAGCTCGACCTTGCCGCTCTCCAGGGCGGCGTCGATGCTTTCGCCGGGATTGATCTTCTTGGCCGCGGTGAGCACCTCGACGGCCTCGTAGCGGTCGGCCGCACGGTTCTCGGCGCCCTGCGCGTAGACGAAGACCAGCAGCACGCCGAGCGCAGCAACGACTGCTGCCACGGCCAGCAGCAACCTACGACGATCCATGCCTGAGCCTCCCGCTCCCTGCAGGTGCACCCGAGCGAACCCGCAGGTCCGTGCGCCTTGACGATGTCTCCCTTGCCCGCGCCGAGAGTGCGGCGCGGACCTGACGCTAGCCCAGATGGGTCAGGCGCGATGCGGAATCCGGAAAACGCCCGCACCGCCCCGTCGCGGCGGCACCGGTGCGACCGGAGAGTCAGGACGCAGGCCCGATGGCGGCAGCCACGAGGGCACCGGACTGGACCACGAAGGGGACCCCGGCGCCGGGCGTCGCGTGGGCCCCGGCGGCGTAGACCCCCGGGACCGGCGTGGTCGGGCCGAGCCGGTGGCGCGGAGTACCCCGGCCCTGCCAGAGGACGCCGTACGGCGACCCGTGCCACTCCTCGACGAGTTCACGCGGGGACTGGTCGACGCGCGTGACGACCTGGTCGCGCACGTCGAGGCCGGACCGGGCGAGGACGGCCACCATGTCCTCGGAGAGCTTGCCGCGGCCGAGCAACGTCCAGGCGCGGTGACCACTCGGCGCAGTGCCGTCGGGGCGCACCGTGATCATCGCGTCGCCGTGCAGGACGACGTCGTGCTCAAGCGCCGGCGCCTCGTCGGTCAGGCCGAGACGGGTGACCACGGGCGGGATCGCCGGCATCGTCCGTTCGACGTGGCGCGCCAACGCGGGCAGCCGTCGCGGGTCGACCGCGACCACCACGGCGTCGGCCTCGATGGCGCCCTCGTCGGTCTGCACGGCCGCGACGGCACCGTCGCGGATGACGAGGTCGCGGCCGAGCACGCCGGCGAGCACGGTCACGCGGCGGGTGGCCAGGCGGTTCGTCAGGACCTCGGCGAGCCGTGCCATCCCGCCGGGCACCTGCCAGACGCCGAAGCACTGCTCGAGGTAGGTGCCGAGGCCGGCCCAGGCCGGGACGTTGCGCAGGTCGTGGCCCTCGGCGGTGGGGAGGTAGCCCGCGATCATCGCGAGGCGGTCGTCGCGGAAGTCCCGGCGGAGCCGCTTGGCCAGGGTCTGGCGCGCCGCGAAGAGCCGCCGCAGGTCGGTCGGTGGATCGGCCGCGTCCCACGGGTTCTCGACGTAGTGGCGGCGCAGGACGTCCCAGACGGGGGCGTAGGTGTCGACGTGGGACACCCAGGCCTCGCCGAGGCCCGGCCCGAGCTCCTCGAGTGCGGCCGCCTGTGCGCCGCGCGACCCGCCGGGGAGACGCACCGAGGTGCGGTCGGCGAAGCGGTGCTCGCGGATCGTCTCCACCGGCGAGAGGTCGGCGCCGAGCTCTCGTTCCAGCGGTCGTCCACTCTTGCGGAACAGGTCACGCAGGGCGGCCGGCAGCATCGTGGTGGTCGGTCCCGCCGGCCACGCGAAGCCGTCCTGCGCGACCGTCCCGATCGCTCCGCCGAGTTCCCGGCGCGCCTCCAGCAGGGTCACCTCGTGGCGTTGCTTCGCGAGCCGGGCCGCCGCGGCGACACCGCCGAGTCCGCCGCCGACGACGACGATCCGGCTCACGGTGCCTCCATGTCCACGACGGTGCCGCCGGTGAGCGCGAGGAGCTCGTCGTGGGTGGTGCTGAACACCGCCGACGGGTGCCCTGCTGCTGCCCAGACCACGGGGTGGTCCGCGAGCCAGGGGTCGACGTAGGTGGGGAGTTCGGACGGGTGACCGATGGGGGAGACGCCGCCGATGACCTGGCCGGTGTGGTGGCGCACGAACTCCGGAGTCGCGCGGCGCAGCCCGGTCAGGCCGATCCGTCCGGCCACGGCCGCGGTGTCCACGCGGTGCGCCCCCGAGGTGAGCAGGAGCACGGGGGAACCGTCGGCATCGAAGAGGAGGCTGTTGGCGATCGCGCCGACCTCGCACTCCAGTGCAGCGGCGGCGAGGGCGGCGCTGTGGACCGAGTCGGGCAGCACGACGATGCGCCCGGTGCCACCGCGGCGCCGGTGCTCCTCGGTGAAGTGGCTGATCGAGGGGTGCTGGCGCGGCATGGAGATGACCCTAGCCCTCGCCGGACCACTAGGCTGGGCGAGGACGGCGTGCGCGGGTACGCCGTGTCGGGAGGAGCCAGATGGACAAGCGACCGGCCGTGGTCGACGTGGCGAGTTGGCTGCTGTGGCTGCACATCGCAGCCGGCGCAGTGGTGTCGGTGCTGGTGGTCGTGTTTCGTGACCGGATCGCTGCGGTGTGGTCGCCCGAGCCGGGGGCCGACAGCCAGGTCCAGCCGATCGACTTCGTCCCGGTGATCGTGGTGCTCTACGTCGTCGTCGCCGCCACGGCCCTGTTCCTGATTCCACTCTTCCGCCACGGGCACAACTGGGCGCGTCACTCGCTCGCCGGTGTCGCGGCGGGCGTGGCGATCACCGCGGTGGCCACGGCACGGACCGGTCCGCCGGACCTGATCCGCTACTCGGTGGTGGCCGCGGCGACGCTGGGTGCGGTCACCCTGGTCTTCCTCTGGCACCAGGACGCCCGTCGTTTCTGCCTCCCCGGCTCCTGGCGCCGGCATCCCGCCGACGTGGCCGCGCACGACTGAGCCCACTGAGCCCACTGAACTGACGCCCTCGCGGTCCCGGTCCACGCGTCCTCCCGCCGGATCGGCCGGGTTCTCGCAGCGACCACGGCCACGGTCGCTCCCGGTGAGCCTTGACGGATGTCGGTGGGGGCGCGCTATGGTGGTCATGTTCGAACAAATGTTCGAACAGCGGTCCCGGTGGGGACGACCTCGACCCCCGTCCCCACCGGACCCGACCGAGAGGGGCACACATGGGCATCCACGACCGTACGCCGCAGGTGCGGCACATCGACCCGGACCTGCTGCCGGCCACGACGCACTCCTACCTGGCGCGCGCGGCCGGGTCACTGAGCGAGGCCGTGACCGCCGAGGACGCCGCCACCCGCTACGCCTCCGCGCACGTCGCCGCGCTCCGCGCGGCCGCGGCGCTCCTGGCAGCACGGGCGCGACCGCATGACCGAGGTCGACGGCGTCCCCAGCGCAACGCGTGGGTGCTGCTGGCGGAGGTGGCGCCGGAGCTGGGGGAGTGGGCGACCTTCTTCGCCGCGGGCGCCGGCAAGCGGTCCGCCGCCGAGTCCGGCTCCGAGCGCGCCGTGAGCGCCCGGGAGGCCGATGACCTGGTGCGTGACGCGGACCGGTTCCTCGGGCTGGTGGAGCAGTCGTTGGGGTTGACCCCGCACCTGGACGTCGACATCACGCGCTCGGCGCGCGTTGCCGGCTGAGCGCCGCGCGACGCGAGGTGTCTAGGGTTGGGGCCATGGCATCTGGTGACCGGCGGGAGATGGCCCGCACGGCCGTCGTGTGGGACGCCCTCGCAGCCCACCTGGACGGCCCGCGGCTCGACGTCGTGGACATCGGGGGCGGCACCGGCGGATCCGCGGTGCGGATCGCCGAGATGGGCCACCGCGTTGCGGTCGTCGACCCGAGCCCCGACGCCCTGGCCGCCCTGTCCCAGCGGGCGTCGCAGGCCGGCGTCGAGGTCGCTGCCCACCAGGGCGACGTGTCCGAGCTCGTCGACGTGGTGGGATCCGACAGTGCCGACCTGGTGCTGTGTCACGGCGTGCTCGAGGTCGTCGACCCGGCCGACGGTCTCGCACGCATCCGCGAGGTGCTGCGGCCCCGGGGCCACCTCAGCCTGCTGGTCGCGCAACGGCACGCCGCAGCGATCGCCAAGGCCGTCTCCGGGCACCTGCAGTCCGCGCTGGACCTGTTGGGCGACGGTGGCGACGACGTCGCCCGCGGCACGCACCGGTTCACCGCCGAGGAGGTCACGGCGCTGCTCACCGCGGCCGGGTTCACCGTCGACGCCCTCCAGGCGGTCCGGGTCTTCGCCGACCTCGTGCCCGGCTCGTTGCTGGACCTCGAGCCGGGTGCGGCCACGACGCTCATCGAGCTGGAACGCGTCGCCGCGGCACGGCCCGAGTACCGCTCCCTGGCGACCCAGCTGCACGCGCTCGCCCGCTGACCGGTCGCGACCGGGTGGCACCCGGTGAGCCGGCCTGTGGACACGTCCGGGTGCGCCCTGCTGCACGTGGACATGGATGCCTTCTACGCCTCGGTGGTGGTCCGGGACCGGCCGGAGCTGCGCGACGTGCCGGTCGTCGTCGGCGGCGGGCACCGCGGCGTGGTCCTCTGCGCGAGCTATCCCGCCCGCCGGCACGGCATCCACTCGGGGATGTCGGGGCGCGAAGCACGCGCGCGATGTGCGAACCTCGTCGAGGTCGCGCCCGACTTCTCCGTGCTCGGCCCGGTGTCCCGGGCCATCATGGCGACCTTCCGCACCTTCACCCCGATCGTCGAGGTCGTCTCGCTGGACGAGGCGTTCCTGGACGTGCGCGGCGCCCGACGGCTCTTCGGTCCGCCGGAGGCGATCGCCGACGCGGTTCGGGGCCGGATCCGGGCCGACCACCGCATCACCTGCTCGGTCGGCATCGCCGACGCGGTCTCGGTGGCCAAGCTGGCCAGTCGTCGGGCCAAGCCCGACGGCGTGGCGGTGATCCCGCCCGAGCGGTTCGTGGCCGAGGTGCACCCGCTCGACGTCGGGGTGCTGTACGGCGTCGGCGAGCCCACCCGTGAACGGCTGCGGCGCCTGGGCCTGCTCACCGTCGGCGACCTCGCGGCGGTTGCCGAGGAGGACCTGGCACGCTCCTTCGGCCCGCACCGGGCGCGGGCGCTGCAGGCGCTGGCCTGGGGGCGCGACCGTCACGAGCTCCACCCCGGAGGAGCCGGCGCGTTCGGCTTCGGGGAGGGAGACCCGGAGTCGAGCATGGGTGCTCAGCACACGATGCCGGTCGACACCGATGACCTCGAGGTGCTCAGTGCCGAGCTCCTCCGGCTCTCCGAGCGCGTGTGCGGTCGGCTGCGGCGCGCCGGTCGCACGGGCCGGACCGTGGCCCTGACGGTGCGGTACGCCGACTTCGTGACCGTGTCGCGGTCCCACACGCTCACGGAGCCGACCGACGCCACCGGCGAGGTGCACGCTGCCGCGATGGACCGGCTGCGAGCGCTGCTGCCGCTGCGGCGGTCGGTCCGCCTGGTCGGCGTCAGGGTCGAGGGGCTCCGGGCCCTCGGGGCACGCCCGACGCGGCAGCTGCGGCTGGGTGAGCCGGACCCCGGCTGGTGGCACGCCGACCGTGCGGTCGACCGCGTCACGGCGCGCTTCGGCGCCGCCGCGGTCGCTCGTGCCAGCGTGGTGGGGCTGTCGCGACGACGGTGAGCCGCTGATCGGGGCCGGGAAAATCCGGACTCGGCTACCGCGATTGAACCCGGCTGCCTACACTGGTCCCAGACGCGCGAGGCATCACACCAGTGGAGGAACCCGTGCCACTGTCTGAAGAAGAGCTCCGACTGCTCGAGCAGATGGAGCGTGCCTTGGTGGAGGAGGACCCGAAGTTCGCCTCCACCTTGCGAGGCACGACCCTGCGACGGGCTGCGCGCCGCCGCGCGATCATCGCCGGCGTCGCCTTCCTGGTCGGTGTCGTGGTGCTGATGACCGGCGCCGTGAGCAGCCTGTGGGTCGTCGGCCTGGTCGGCTTCCTCATCATGCTGGGCTCGGCGATGGTCGGCCTCAGCGCGCTGCGGGGCCAGCAGCACGTGGCCGTCGACGCCGAGGACGAGGGCGGGGCGACGACCCGCCACCCCTCGGGCTTCGGTGTCATCGACGGCGGCCGTGGCAAGGCCCGTCGGGGCCGCGGCCGGCTCCGCAATCGCTCCGGGGGTGCCTCCTCGGGAAGTTTCATGGAGCGCATGGAGGAGCGGTGGCGCCGCCGCCGTGAGGGCGGTCTCTGAGCCGCTGATCGCCGATCGGCCCCCGCGGCGGTCGATCGATCCGGGCGTGGTCCGGCGCCCCAGTTCGATCCCACCTGGTTCCCGCCGGGCCCGCGTCGCTGATCGGTGGCGTCGCGCTCAGCCGAGCGGTACGGGCTCCCGGTCGCGCAGCGCGCCGCCGCGCGGTGGCCTGCGCAGCAGGGACGCCGGGAACCAGCGCGCCCGGCGACGCCGCCGCGGCGCCACACTCGCGGCGAGGGCCCCGGCGCAGGCGACGACGTCGTCGGTGACCTCGGCGACATGGTCCCGGGCGACCTCGGGGCGCGCGTAGCGGGTCCGCTCCACGGCGTCGACCAGCCGCGCCAGCGCGTCGCGGGCATCGGCGTCGTCGACGACCGGTTCCAGCGCGGAACCGATCTCCCGCGGCGATCGTTGGTCGGGCCAGTCCAGGCCCAGGTCGACGCTGGTCGCCCACAGTTCGTCCCAGGCGGACTCCGCGTCACCGGCGAGCCGATGGTCCCGCTGCCGGCGTCGCACCCAGCCGGGACCGACGGCGGCCGTCAACGCGAGCGCGATGCCGCCGGTGCCCAGCGCCACCCACGGAGCGGCGCCCCATCCCTCCTCGTCGGTGGCCACGGCGGCCCCGCCGGTCGGTCCGGGGTCGGTCGGTGCTGCCGTCGGCGCGGGTCCGTCGTCGGCGTCGGTCGTCGTCGGCTCCTCGGTCGGTCCGCCGAACTGGCCGCCGACGTCGTCGGTGCCGCCCTGCGGCGTGGAGTACGACGGCACCTCCGTGGCACGGCTGCCGGGCGTGGGCTCGAAACGGACCCAGCCCGTCCCGCTGAAGTACAGCTCGGGCCAGGCGTGGAGATCGTGGGAGGAGTAGGTCCAGGTGTCGCTGCCGGTGCGCTCGGGTCGCAGGAAGCCGACCGCCACGCGCGCCGGGATCCCCAACTCACGTGCCATGACGGCCATCGCGGACGCGAACTGCTCGCAGTAGCCCACGCGACCCTCGGGGGAGAGGAACCCCTCGAGGGTCTCGTTCCCGGTGCCGGGCGGCGCCTGGTCCAGGGAGTAGGTGAACTCGTCGCGGAACCACCGCTGGAGCCGGGTGGCGCGCGCGTAGTCGTCGGACGCGCCCTGGGTGATCCGCTCGGCCCAGGTGCCGATCGTGTCCGGGACGCCCGCCGGGAGCTCGAGGAACTCGTCGTCGACGTCGCCCGGTGTGGCGTCGCGGAAGAAGGAGCCGTCGTTGCCGTAGTCGTGCTCGATGGCCGTCATCGAGTACCGCAGCCCGGCCGTGGTCTGGTCCTCGCTCGCGAGGAAGTCCATGCTGTCGGGGTCGAAGCGCCAGTCACCCTCGGCCTCCACGCGCGAGGCGGGGAACTGGGTCGGCAGCCAGGTCGACTCGAAGTCCTCGTCGGCGGCGACCTCGTAGTCATAGGTGCGCTTGGGAACGTCGGCCTCCAGCCCGATCGGTGCCGGGAGGGCGCCGTCGGCACGGTTGGAGGAGTTCACGTCGCGGTCCCCACTGCTCCACTCCTGTCCGGTGAACCGGTGCAGGACCGCGATGCGGAGGTACGCCGGACGCGGGTCGTCAGTGCGGACCGTGACCAGCGGGCGGTCCGCGGCGCGCTGGAGATCCCGCCGCATGTCGGTCACGGGGCGCTTGATGCGGATGTCCTCGCCACCGCCACCACCGCTGCCCTCGAGCAGGCCGAGGTCGAGCACGGGGATCACCAGGGGTGAGGCCAACGCTGCGGCGACCGCGACCGCGCCGATCCGCCCGGCTC comes from Nocardioides panacisoli and encodes:
- a CDS encoding DUF3040 domain-containing protein; this translates as MPLSEEELRLLEQMERALVEEDPKFASTLRGTTLRRAARRRAIIAGVAFLVGVVVLMTGAVSSLWVVGLVGFLIMLGSAMVGLSALRGQQHVAVDAEDEGGATTRHPSGFGVIDGGRGKARRGRGRLRNRSGGASSGSFMERMEERWRRRREGGL
- a CDS encoding AAA family ATPase, with protein sequence MPVVVEPDPSLAQRAQGVLPPGSHTVDSLEVLRRWLDQHREEYAVVVGAGVPLDAALALTEELQVTHPTVSVVLVREQIDTATLTKAMHAGARDAVALEDESTLTKAVERAQELTRALRGSSSVSQAGRIVTVFSPKGGVGKTTSAVNLALALADGGSRKVCMVDLDLAFGDIAITVQLFPTHSIEHAVGSEESVDADMLEGLLTRHENGLAVLAAPSRPDTRERITPLLISRILRTLRENYDYVLVDTSPSFDDATLTALDETDECVIIATLDVPTLKNVKVALETMDVLNIARGHRHLLLNRADDQVGITVDKVESILGMTVASRVASAFDIAAATNSGTPIVLANPGHPASRAFTELAGAVTGEPIGAGAGDADAPSRRRGLFRRGRK
- the cpaB gene encoding Flp pilus assembly protein CpaB codes for the protein MDRRRLLLAVAAVVAALGVLLVFVYAQGAENRAADRYEAVEVLTAAKKINPGESIDAALESGKVELSFVAGNQVLEGASNDADPLQGSVALTTIYPGEQLIPVKFGGVDEIEAAATLPIPEGKIAMSISVEDAARVGSFISPGAEVAVFLTVDGNYSRLLLQRVTVIATGSTSVVPSEGRQENGGNETEQLITVAVKQREVEKLRLSQTLGQLSVGLLNDSSKVERNEGVEPDTIFE
- a CDS encoding phytoene desaturase family protein, with amino-acid sequence MSRIVVVGGGLGGVAAAARLAKQRHEVTLLEARRELGGAIGTVAQDGFAWPAGPTTTMLPAALRDLFRKSGRPLERELGADLSPVETIREHRFADRTSVRLPGGSRGAQAAALEELGPGLGEAWVSHVDTYAPVWDVLRRHYVENPWDAADPPTDLRRLFAARQTLAKRLRRDFRDDRLAMIAGYLPTAEGHDLRNVPAWAGLGTYLEQCFGVWQVPGGMARLAEVLTNRLATRRVTVLAGVLGRDLVIRDGAVAAVQTDEGAIEADAVVVAVDPRRLPALARHVERTMPAIPPVVTRLGLTDEAPALEHDVVLHGDAMITVRPDGTAPSGHRAWTLLGRGKLSEDMVAVLARSGLDVRDQVVTRVDQSPRELVEEWHGSPYGVLWQGRGTPRHRLGPTTPVPGVYAAGAHATPGAGVPFVVQSGALVAAAIGPAS
- the dinB gene encoding DNA polymerase IV, with amino-acid sequence MSRPVDTSGCALLHVDMDAFYASVVVRDRPELRDVPVVVGGGHRGVVLCASYPARRHGIHSGMSGREARARCANLVEVAPDFSVLGPVSRAIMATFRTFTPIVEVVSLDEAFLDVRGARRLFGPPEAIADAVRGRIRADHRITCSVGIADAVSVAKLASRRAKPDGVAVIPPERFVAEVHPLDVGVLYGVGEPTRERLRRLGLLTVGDLAAVAEEDLARSFGPHRARALQALAWGRDRHELHPGGAGAFGFGEGDPESSMGAQHTMPVDTDDLEVLSAELLRLSERVCGRLRRAGRTGRTVALTVRYADFVTVSRSHTLTEPTDATGEVHAAAMDRLRALLPLRRSVRLVGVRVEGLRALGARPTRQLRLGEPDPGWWHADRAVDRVTARFGAAAVARASVVGLSRRR
- a CDS encoding class I SAM-dependent methyltransferase, with the translated sequence MASGDRREMARTAVVWDALAAHLDGPRLDVVDIGGGTGGSAVRIAEMGHRVAVVDPSPDALAALSQRASQAGVEVAAHQGDVSELVDVVGSDSADLVLCHGVLEVVDPADGLARIREVLRPRGHLSLLVAQRHAAAIAKAVSGHLQSALDLLGDGGDDVARGTHRFTAEEVTALLTAAGFTVDALQAVRVFADLVPGSLLDLEPGAATTLIELERVAAARPEYRSLATQLHALAR
- a CDS encoding CpaF family protein translates to MASLSERLQSARDQAAGKQATGKHAAGRSDDVPSVDGSGGHAAGASAPPPSGSPLADRRPAVPQPEGSAARRTLASKEADRLEQLKSDVHDQLLRELGPHLYDADMDQDDLDQKVRTVLTEVLSAQETPISVGDRHRITQEISDDILGYGPIDPLLRDPDVSEVMVNGATSVWVERAGRLQEAEVRFNDEAHLRRTIDKIVSRIGRRVDESSPMVDARLPDGSRVNAIVPPLAVDGSALTIRKFADDPYQTEDLIGFGTMSADTADFLEACVRGRLNIIVSGSTGAGKTTTLNVLSSYIPSDERIVTIEDAAELQLHQDHVVRLESRPPNIEGKGAITIRDLVKNSLRMRPDRIVVGEVRDASALDMLQAMNTGHDGSICTLHSNGPRDTLSRLETMVLMAGMDLPIRAIREQVASAVDLIVHQTRLRDGSRRITHITEVERMEGDVITLQDVFVFDHSAGFDEHGRALGSLRTTGLRPKFLEKLAHENVAVDPLVFRMGG
- a CDS encoding transglutaminaseTgpA domain-containing protein; its protein translation is MTRAQRTGHLLAASAIAAATMWVALAAWSPFVAVPGDYLGPLALTAAALALTGGLLRAVGSPAPVTLVAQVVVLAAAMSRATTGSYLPDGENLAAVRASLDLALESARNYAAPIGPEAPPVAPLLILGGGILLVLMDLLACGLRRVPLSALALLAVYAVPAGVPTEGSAWFSFLVASIGFLALLHLDARDRMQQWGRAVGPHDSARELEVNPLGEALRAGAGRIGAVAVAAALASPLVIPVLDLGLLEGSGGGGGEDIRIKRPVTDMRRDLQRAADRPLVTVRTDDPRPAYLRIAVLHRFTGQEWSSGDRDVNSSNRADGALPAPIGLEADVPKRTYDYEVAADEDFESTWLPTQFPASRVEAEGDWRFDPDSMDFLASEDQTTAGLRYSMTAIEHDYGNDGSFFRDATPGDVDDEFLELPAGVPDTIGTWAERITQGASDDYARATRLQRWFRDEFTYSLDQAPPGTGNETLEGFLSPEGRVGYCEQFASAMAVMARELGIPARVAVGFLRPERTGSDTWTYSSHDLHAWPELYFSGTGWVRFEPTPGSRATEVPSYSTPQGGTDDVGGQFGGPTEEPTTTDADDGPAPTAAPTDPGPTGGAAVATDEEGWGAAPWVALGTGGIALALTAAVGPGWVRRRQRDHRLAGDAESAWDELWATSVDLGLDWPDQRSPREIGSALEPVVDDADARDALARLVDAVERTRYARPEVARDHVAEVTDDVVACAGALAASVAPRRRRRARWFPASLLRRPPRGGALRDREPVPLG
- a CDS encoding SAV_6107 family HEPN domain-containing protein, with translation MGIHDRTPQVRHIDPDLLPATTHSYLARAAGSLSEAVTAEDAATRYASAHVAALRAAAALLAARARPHDRGRRRPQRNAWVLLAEVAPELGEWATFFAAGAGKRSAAESGSERAVSAREADDLVRDADRFLGLVEQSLGLTPHLDVDITRSARVAG
- a CDS encoding YbaK/EbsC family protein: MPRQHPSISHFTEEHRRRGGTGRIVVLPDSVHSAALAAAALECEVGAIANSLLFDADGSPVLLLTSGAHRVDTAAVAGRIGLTGLRRATPEFVRHHTGQVIGGVSPIGHPSELPTYVDPWLADHPVVWAAAGHPSAVFSTTHDELLALTGGTVVDMEAP